The Pseudomonas cucumis sequence GCGTAAGCAATACGGCGAAATCATCGACTGCGCGCCCAGCCGTTTCCTCGATGAACTGCCTCCGGACGACCTGGCCTGGGAAGGCAACGACGACACCCCGACCGAAGTCAAAGCGGTTCGCGGTAATACCGCATTGGCGGACATACGCGCGATGTTGAAGCGCTAGAATTGCCTACTTTCTAACCGAACACTTTTTACAAGCTAGGCGCCCAAGGCGCCAGTAGAGGAAAGCTTCATGGAAGCACTGCACAAGAAAATTCGCGAAGAAGGCATCGTGCTTTCCGACCAGGTTCTGAAAGTCGACGCCTTTCTGAACCACCAGATCGACCCGGCCCTGATGAAGCTGATCGGCGACGAATTCGCCACGCTGTTCAAGGACTCGGGCATCACCAAGATCGTCACCATCGAAGCCTCGGGCATCGCCCCGGCGATCATGACCGGCCTGAACCTCGGCGTGCCGGTGATTTTCGCCCGCAAGCATCAGTCCCTGACCCTGACTGAAAACCTGCTGTCGGCGACCGTTTACTCGTTCACCAAGCAGACCGAAAGCACGGTGGCGATCTCTCCGCGCCACCTCACCAGCAGCGACCGCGTGTTGATCATCGACGATTTCTTGGCCAACGGTAAGGCCTCGCAAGCGCTGATCTCGATCATCAAACAGGCCGGCGCGACCGTTGCAGGCTTGGGTATTGTGATCGAGAAGTCGTTTCAGGGTGGCCGTGCGGAACTGGATGCCCAGGGTTATCGGGTTGAATCGTTGGCTCGCGTTCAGTCGCTGAAGGATGGCGTTGTAACCTTCATCGAATAAACCGCCACACCGCAAAAACCAATGTGGGAGCGGGCTTGCTCGTTCCCACATTAAACCGCGTCTGCTTGGACAACGCGGTCAGCTGTGGGGCGAGCTTGCTCCGGGCGGCGTTCCGACGATAAACGATAGCGCGGCAATTCAGCTATTACTTGGACACTTCGGTTTCAAGCCTTTGGCAAGTCCATCCTGTAACCCGCCCCAGGCGCTCCTTCATGCATCGCCGCTTGAATGTCCGCATACAAGGCGTTCGCCTCAGCGGTGGTGATTGATCGCGAACAATCGCGCAGCACCACGCGTAAAAGCACATTTTCCTGGCCCGGCAGCAGCCCAAGCCGCTCAATTGCCTGCGCGGGTAATTCCGAGAACTCCCACCGTCCCTGGACTTGCATCTCCTCGATCCAGTCAGAGCAGTCGCCGGCCGCCTGCAACATTCTTTCGGTCAGCACTTCCTCGCTCAGGCCCGGCGTTACCGCCAACGAAATGTCACGAGCAATCGACGGCAAACGAGATACCGCCGTCCATGGATTCAGATCATACATCTGCGCCTGCACTCGCACGTTCTGATCGCGCAGCAAGCGAATATCCGGAATGCCTTTTCGCAACATCGTCAGGCGATCCAGCCCCATCCCGA is a genomic window containing:
- a CDS encoding xanthine phosphoribosyltransferase, with translation MEALHKKIREEGIVLSDQVLKVDAFLNHQIDPALMKLIGDEFATLFKDSGITKIVTIEASGIAPAIMTGLNLGVPVIFARKHQSLTLTENLLSATVYSFTKQTESTVAISPRHLTSSDRVLIIDDFLANGKASQALISIIKQAGATVAGLGIVIEKSFQGGRAELDAQGYRVESLARVQSLKDGVVTFIE